A genome region from Sphingobacteriaceae bacterium GW460-11-11-14-LB5 includes the following:
- a CDS encoding sigma-54-dependent Fis family transcriptional regulator, whose amino-acid sequence MARILILEDDTTFAQLLEGFLTKNGHEITLVTQVKQSFKQVENNEFDLLLIDYRLPDGTGLEVLSHIRDLGLSIPAIVMTSFNDVRTAVRSIQLGAFDYITKPVNPDELLMVIKNSLTKKDLKSVEPKETNSDFIKGKSAIADKLYEHINLVAPTDMSVIIQGESGTGKEFAARTLHQQSKRADKPFVAIDCGALSKDLAASELFGHVKGAFTGALNDKKGQFEAANGGTLFLDEVGNLSYEVQIKLLRALQERVIQPLGSTKQIPVNVRIITATNDDLANSMQQGEFREDLYHRLNEFKIQLPPLRDRGGDLELFINHFIQLSNRDLERNVKSVSSEAKALLLSYDWPGNLRELSNVIKRMVLLSPGDVAQINALPDEMMISVHHQSAPGNSSDLKAVNEQNEKALITETLIKVRHNKSKAAKILNIDRKTLYAKMERYGIE is encoded by the coding sequence ATGGCGAGAATCCTGATTTTAGAAGACGATACCACATTTGCTCAATTACTTGAAGGTTTTTTAACCAAAAACGGTCATGAAATCACCCTTGTAACCCAGGTAAAGCAATCATTTAAGCAAGTAGAAAACAATGAATTCGACTTACTTTTGATTGATTACCGTCTTCCGGATGGAACAGGTCTTGAAGTGCTTAGCCACATCCGTGATCTGGGTTTGTCTATACCCGCAATCGTAATGACCAGTTTTAATGATGTTAGAACTGCGGTCAGATCTATACAATTAGGTGCTTTTGATTACATTACCAAGCCGGTTAATCCGGATGAGTTATTAATGGTGATCAAAAATTCTTTAACTAAAAAGGATTTAAAGAGTGTTGAACCAAAAGAAACAAACAGTGATTTTATAAAAGGGAAAAGTGCAATTGCGGATAAACTGTATGAACACATCAATTTGGTAGCCCCAACTGATATGTCGGTAATTATACAGGGCGAAAGCGGTACAGGAAAAGAATTTGCTGCCAGAACCCTGCACCAGCAGAGCAAACGTGCCGATAAACCTTTTGTGGCCATAGATTGCGGAGCTTTATCGAAAGATTTAGCGGCCAGCGAATTATTCGGACATGTAAAAGGTGCTTTTACCGGTGCATTAAACGACAAAAAAGGACAGTTTGAGGCTGCAAACGGCGGAACTTTGTTTTTAGATGAAGTGGGCAACCTGAGCTACGAAGTACAGATTAAATTACTCCGGGCATTACAAGAAAGGGTAATCCAGCCTTTGGGCAGTACCAAACAGATTCCGGTAAATGTGCGCATTATTACGGCTACGAATGACGACCTGGCCAATAGCATGCAACAGGGAGAATTTAGAGAAGATTTATATCACCGGCTAAATGAGTTTAAAATCCAGCTTCCACCATTGAGAGATAGAGGCGGAGATTTGGAACTATTTATCAACCATTTTATACAGCTATCAAACCGCGATTTAGAACGGAACGTGAAAAGTGTTTCGAGTGAGGCCAAAGCACTTCTGCTGAGTTACGATTGGCCAGGAAATCTGAGAGAACTCAGCAATGTGATTAAACGCATGGTTTTATTGAGTCCTGGTGATGTTGCCCAAATTAATGCATTACCTGATGAAATGATGATATCTGTCCATCATCAATCCGCCCCAGGTAATTCATCCGACCTGAAAGCAGTGAATGAACAGAATGAAAAAGCTTTGATTACTGAAACCTTGATCAAAGTGAGGCATAACAAATCAAAAGCGGCCAAGATTTTAAACATCGACCGTAAAACGCTTTATGCTAAAATGGAGCGATATGGCATAGAATAA
- a CDS encoding hybrid sensor histidine kinase/response regulator: MAAVIQKRFFRAIKSKVIIGFLFACFALLMAWGISKFAFTRMLDTVEEISAPNDRLRIVNDLSHKIARLDQLQRDEAFNKQGTYSFLKESRKLRNSLDTLRKLYRGDSAQLARIKSIKNLLTDRDKQFINYLKVRETLVNTKSFSDEVQKLNELVAIRARQTDSAVLTTETTTSTTTVAPEEEKKSRNFFTKLFGKKKSEVYKIINEEFKVKRDTLNAKAEDSIMKSMTGSLKNIELEQRQKSQKFLKREADLSNASNALTAQMLQILREVEGEAVAQVDLNGIQAKEVVNDGITQITTIIIIFFLLTVILLYLILADITKSNRYRRALELAKDEAEYHGKAKQRFLSNMSHEIRTPLQSILGYAELITQQEVPNKKDVDAIYQSSIHLLQIVNEVLDYNRIISGEFSFNNQVFNIRKALDEVVSVMRPLAEQKSLQLNAKLDLAQLEFVKGDAFRLKQILFNLLGNAVKFTLKGEINLSVSYKKQGDDLHFHFTITDTGIGFEEKDIPKIFNEFEQIESPEKYIINQAGTGLGLPIVKSLIETQGGRIYVKSKPGMGTTFNIYMKYENTTERVSDTLDLEHYAIVNPGTVWAIDDDKLILDLCGMIFQKNKIPFRSFTQVADILHAEPELDLKYILVDMRMPEMTGFELCHLLKKKLPAHIKFYAITAQVLPEEREMVLSEGFDGLIMKPFRAVDILSIFDRAEILTEQPEVDFSSIEKMTFGDQQMLEKILNRFKQDSIDDAALLKKHLTDNDPDQARLLVHRLAGRTAQMGSKTLANAFRLLEIEIAEKGLTKNIKSEVLLQIRKLDSLIAFMEEMDYASAE, encoded by the coding sequence ATGGCTGCTGTTATCCAAAAGCGTTTCTTCCGGGCAATAAAAAGTAAAGTAATTATAGGTTTCCTGTTTGCCTGTTTTGCTTTGTTAATGGCATGGGGCATCAGCAAGTTTGCTTTTACACGGATGCTGGATACTGTTGAAGAAATTTCGGCCCCGAACGACCGCTTAAGGATTGTAAATGATCTCTCGCACAAAATTGCCCGGTTAGATCAGTTGCAAAGGGATGAGGCATTCAATAAACAAGGTACCTATAGTTTTCTGAAAGAATCACGTAAGTTAAGAAACAGTTTAGATACCTTACGTAAACTGTACAGGGGCGATTCTGCCCAGCTGGCACGGATAAAGTCGATCAAGAATCTGCTAACCGACCGGGATAAGCAATTTATCAATTATTTAAAGGTGAGAGAAACATTGGTGAATACCAAATCGTTCTCTGATGAAGTTCAGAAATTAAATGAACTGGTTGCGATAAGGGCAAGACAAACCGATAGTGCGGTTTTAACAACAGAAACAACCACCTCTACCACGACAGTTGCGCCTGAAGAAGAGAAGAAATCGCGGAATTTTTTCACCAAGCTTTTTGGAAAGAAAAAATCGGAGGTATATAAAATTATTAACGAAGAGTTTAAAGTAAAACGCGATACCTTAAATGCAAAGGCGGAAGACAGCATCATGAAGAGTATGACCGGTTCGTTAAAAAACATCGAACTGGAGCAACGTCAGAAAAGCCAGAAATTTTTAAAACGTGAAGCGGATTTATCCAATGCCAGTAATGCTTTAACTGCCCAAATGCTGCAGATTTTAAGAGAGGTGGAGGGTGAAGCAGTGGCCCAGGTAGATTTAAATGGTATACAGGCCAAAGAAGTGGTTAATGACGGGATTACGCAGATCACCACCATTATTATTATCTTTTTTCTGTTAACAGTTATTCTCCTGTATTTAATTTTGGCTGACATTACAAAAAGTAACCGATACAGAAGGGCCTTAGAGCTTGCTAAAGATGAAGCAGAATACCATGGTAAAGCGAAGCAACGGTTCTTGTCGAACATGAGTCACGAGATCAGGACACCGCTACAATCTATTTTAGGCTATGCTGAGCTGATTACCCAGCAGGAGGTACCGAATAAGAAAGATGTGGATGCGATTTATCAATCTTCCATTCATTTACTTCAGATCGTGAACGAGGTATTAGATTATAACCGGATTATTTCAGGTGAATTTAGTTTCAATAACCAGGTATTCAATATCAGAAAAGCCCTGGATGAGGTAGTTTCGGTCATGCGGCCACTCGCAGAACAGAAATCGCTGCAATTAAACGCAAAACTTGATCTTGCCCAGCTTGAATTTGTAAAGGGCGATGCATTTAGATTAAAGCAGATTTTATTTAATTTGTTGGGCAACGCTGTAAAGTTTACCCTGAAAGGTGAAATTAACTTATCCGTTTCATATAAAAAGCAAGGAGATGACCTGCACTTTCATTTTACCATAACAGATACGGGAATTGGCTTCGAAGAAAAAGATATTCCTAAAATATTTAATGAATTTGAGCAGATCGAATCTCCAGAGAAATATATTATTAATCAGGCTGGAACAGGTTTGGGGTTGCCTATCGTTAAATCTTTGATCGAAACACAAGGTGGAAGAATTTATGTGAAAAGTAAACCGGGCATGGGTACTACATTTAATATTTACATGAAATATGAAAATACCACCGAACGTGTAAGCGATACCCTTGATTTAGAACATTATGCCATTGTAAATCCAGGCACAGTTTGGGCAATTGATGATGATAAACTTATTCTCGATTTGTGTGGAATGATTTTTCAGAAAAACAAAATCCCATTTAGAAGTTTCACCCAGGTGGCCGATATCTTGCATGCAGAACCTGAACTGGACTTAAAATATATATTGGTTGATATGCGCATGCCAGAAATGACGGGTTTCGAACTTTGTCATTTATTAAAAAAGAAACTCCCAGCTCACATTAAATTTTACGCCATTACCGCACAGGTTTTACCAGAAGAACGCGAAATGGTTTTAAGCGAAGGTTTTGATGGGCTGATTATGAAACCGTTTAGGGCTGTAGATATCCTTTCTATATTTGACCGGGCCGAAATTTTAACCGAACAACCAGAAGTCGATTTTTCTTCCATTGAGAAAATGACCTTTGGCGACCAGCAAATGTTGGAGAAAATATTGAACCGTTTTAAACAGGATTCTATAGATGATGCTGCATTGCTGAAAAAACATTTAACCGATAATGATCCGGATCAGGCGAGGTTATTGGTTCATCGCCTGGCCGGACGGACAGCACAGATGGGTTCAAAAACGTTAGCAAATGCATTCCGGCTCCTGGAAATAGAAATTGCCGAAAAAGGCTTAACTAAAAATATTAAGTCTGAAGTTTTATTACAGATCAGAAAATTAGATAGTTTAATTGCCTTCATGGAAGAGATGGATTACGCCAGTGCGGAGTAA
- a CDS encoding DNA-binding transcriptional regulator, whose translation MNRIDRLFGILTLLQSRKYITAEKIAERFDMSIRTVYRDIKALGEQGIPVSFEQHKGYYLVQGYFLPPVSFNMDEANALLLVESLVNGFADNSIRTHYSTALTKVKAVLKTGQKEKLETLNQHIKLQIPERLNFNFEYLSLIQHAIAEKHLIELDYKNNKEEVSKREVEPIGLIFYAFSWHLIAWCHYRNEYRDFNLTRIICLKNLGIPFKKTQHMPLSEYMHLLPVNY comes from the coding sequence ATGAACCGTATCGACCGACTTTTCGGAATCTTAACCCTGCTTCAATCCCGAAAATACATTACTGCAGAAAAAATTGCGGAAAGATTTGATATGAGTATTCGTACAGTTTATCGCGATATCAAAGCATTGGGAGAACAGGGGATACCGGTAAGTTTTGAGCAACATAAAGGTTATTATCTGGTTCAGGGTTATTTCCTGCCACCAGTTTCTTTTAATATGGACGAAGCCAATGCGCTGCTATTGGTTGAAAGTTTAGTGAATGGATTTGCCGATAACTCGATCCGTACCCATTATTCTACAGCACTGACAAAAGTAAAAGCAGTATTAAAAACGGGTCAAAAAGAAAAGCTCGAAACCTTAAATCAACATATAAAACTGCAGATTCCGGAAAGGCTAAATTTTAACTTCGAATACCTGTCACTTATTCAGCATGCCATAGCCGAAAAACACCTGATCGAACTCGATTATAAAAACAATAAAGAAGAAGTGAGCAAAAGAGAAGTAGAGCCAATTGGCCTGATTTTTTATGCCTTTAGCTGGCATTTAATTGCCTGGTGCCATTACCGTAATGAATACCGTGATTTTAACCTCACCCGAATCATCTGCCTTAAAAACCTGGGCATTCCTTTCAAAAAAACGCAGCACATGCCACTGAGCGAATACATGCATCTGCTTCCTGTAAATTATTAA
- a CDS encoding damage-inducible protein DinB: MSIADLLLMDLNTAEKTKQKNMDIIKLLLKELEAEFNTTKKFLAIVPVDKFDWAPHEKSMKMKSLAVHIADLPSWVSLALTTDGLDFETAPYVEQPVENANDLVKILEENYAKGKAELEKATEESLNGRWVLSMGKQVLADYSKYETIRHSLSQTSHHRAQLGVYLRLLDIPIPGSYGPSADDQNF, from the coding sequence ATGAGTATAGCCGATTTATTACTAATGGATTTAAACACCGCAGAAAAAACAAAACAGAAAAATATGGACATTATTAAATTATTATTGAAAGAGTTGGAAGCCGAATTTAATACCACAAAAAAATTCCTGGCTATTGTACCGGTTGACAAATTCGACTGGGCACCACACGAAAAAAGCATGAAAATGAAATCGCTTGCAGTTCATATTGCCGATCTGCCGAGCTGGGTTTCACTGGCTTTAACTACTGATGGGCTGGATTTCGAAACAGCACCTTATGTAGAACAACCTGTCGAAAATGCCAATGACCTGGTTAAAATTCTGGAAGAAAATTATGCAAAAGGAAAAGCGGAATTAGAAAAAGCTACAGAAGAAAGCTTGAATGGACGTTGGGTATTGAGTATGGGCAAACAGGTACTGGCCGATTATTCTAAATATGAAACCATCCGTCATTCGCTTAGCCAAACATCTCATCACCGGGCTCAACTGGGTGTTTATTTAAGATTATTGGATATTCCAATCCCTGGAAGTTATGGGCCAAGTGCCGATGACCAGAATTTTTAG
- a CDS encoding 23S rRNA pseudouridine synthase F (catalyzes the synthesis of pseudouridine from U-2604 in the 23S ribosomal RNA): protein MNNNSATRLNKFISESGLCSRREADRYIEKGTVFINGKRAKVGDQVFAGDKVMVNGHNIEPKEESNFILLAFNKPVGITSTTEGSVRDNIVDYVNHSERIFPIGRLDKDSSGLIFLTNNGDIVNKILRAGNKHEKEYVVTVNKPITEDFIFEMSNGVPILGVNTRKCKVRQISTFVFNIILIQGLNRQIRRMCEHFGYEVTKLERTRIMNINLKGIPTGEFRELTEEEMKSITKSVENSSSEAKSKPKSAAKKKANAWEEIPELREEQPKKSFKAKSSGQKSSGKKQTGHSGSKPTGKSNTGNRNSKPAKGKPASKSNTRGRGR from the coding sequence ATGAACAATAACTCTGCAACCCGTTTAAATAAATTCATCAGTGAAAGTGGATTATGTTCACGCCGTGAAGCAGACCGTTATATCGAAAAAGGCACCGTTTTCATCAACGGGAAAAGAGCTAAAGTAGGCGATCAGGTTTTTGCGGGCGATAAAGTGATGGTAAACGGCCATAATATCGAACCTAAAGAAGAAAGTAATTTCATCCTCTTGGCTTTTAACAAGCCTGTTGGCATTACCAGTACTACAGAAGGCAGCGTACGCGATAATATTGTTGATTATGTCAATCATAGCGAAAGGATATTTCCCATTGGCCGTTTGGATAAAGATTCCTCAGGTCTGATCTTCCTGACCAATAATGGCGATATCGTTAACAAAATTTTAAGGGCAGGAAATAAACATGAAAAGGAATACGTAGTTACCGTTAATAAACCCATCACCGAAGATTTCATTTTCGAGATGAGTAACGGTGTTCCCATCCTGGGGGTAAATACGCGTAAATGTAAGGTACGTCAGATTAGTACATTCGTATTTAATATTATCTTAATTCAGGGTTTAAACAGGCAGATCCGCAGAATGTGCGAGCATTTTGGTTATGAAGTGACCAAATTAGAGCGTACACGTATCATGAATATCAATTTAAAAGGCATTCCGACAGGAGAATTTAGGGAACTTACAGAAGAGGAGATGAAGAGTATCACCAAAAGTGTCGAAAATTCATCTTCTGAAGCTAAATCAAAGCCAAAAAGTGCTGCTAAGAAAAAAGCCAATGCCTGGGAAGAAATCCCTGAACTTAGGGAAGAACAGCCTAAAAAATCTTTTAAGGCAAAATCATCAGGCCAAAAATCTTCTGGCAAAAAACAGACTGGTCATTCAGGCTCAAAACCCACTGGTAAAAGTAACACCGGAAACAGAAACTCGAAACCTGCAAAAGGTAAGCCTGCAAGCAAGTCAAATACAAGAGGCAGAGGAAGATAA
- a CDS encoding 23S rRNA (adenine(2503)-C(2))-methyltransferase, which translates to MVTAKKTDIRALDLPQLQQHLVAMQQPAFRAKQIYQWLWEKSATSFEQMSNLSKDLRKALDETFAINAVQVNNSQFSNDHTIKNTFRLADGNIVEGVLIPLEDRMTACVSSQVGCSLTCKFCATGYMDRKRNLNADEIYDQVVLIDKQAKQNYNNPLTNIVYMGMGEPLLNYANVLKSIERITAPDGLNMSYKRITVSTAGIAKMIKKLGDDGAKFNLALSLHAADDKKRNEIMPINEANSLKALADALKYYFAKTKNPVTYEYIVFNHFNDEISDAMDLAKFCKHIPCKVNLIEYNPISFADFTNAEGDKIDAFSNYLKSQGINTNIRRSRGKDIDAACGQLAVKEEAANA; encoded by the coding sequence ATGGTAACAGCAAAAAAAACCGATATCCGTGCATTAGATTTGCCTCAATTGCAACAACACCTGGTAGCAATGCAACAGCCTGCATTTAGGGCCAAGCAAATTTACCAGTGGCTTTGGGAAAAGTCGGCTACGAGTTTCGAGCAAATGAGTAATCTTTCTAAGGATCTTCGTAAAGCATTGGATGAAACCTTTGCTATTAATGCTGTTCAGGTCAACAATTCTCAATTCAGTAACGACCATACCATAAAAAATACTTTCAGGCTAGCCGACGGCAATATTGTAGAAGGGGTTTTAATTCCTCTCGAAGACCGCATGACGGCCTGTGTAAGCTCGCAAGTAGGTTGTAGTTTAACCTGTAAATTCTGTGCAACCGGCTACATGGATCGTAAGCGTAATTTAAATGCTGATGAGATTTATGATCAGGTAGTATTAATCGATAAGCAGGCTAAACAGAACTATAATAACCCCCTTACCAATATCGTGTATATGGGCATGGGCGAGCCGCTGTTGAATTATGCCAATGTATTGAAGTCTATTGAGCGTATTACTGCTCCAGATGGCTTAAACATGAGCTATAAGCGCATTACAGTTTCTACTGCTGGTATTGCTAAAATGATCAAGAAATTGGGCGACGATGGCGCAAAATTTAATCTGGCACTTTCGCTTCATGCGGCCGATGATAAAAAGCGTAATGAGATCATGCCTATCAATGAGGCCAACTCGTTAAAAGCGCTGGCAGATGCCCTTAAATACTATTTTGCCAAAACCAAAAATCCGGTAACTTACGAATACATCGTTTTTAATCATTTTAACGATGAAATTTCTGATGCCATGGATTTAGCTAAATTCTGCAAACATATCCCTTGCAAGGTAAACCTTATTGAATATAACCCGATTTCTTTCGCCGATTTCACCAATGCAGAAGGCGATAAGATCGATGCTTTTTCTAATTACTTAAAAAGTCAGGGAATCAATACCAATATCCGCCGTAGCCGTGGGAAAGATATTGATGCCGCTTGTGGCCAGTTAGCGGTAAAAGAAGAAGCCGCCAACGCATAA